The window tcttagcataaaaaatagtactttttcatagatgacccaaataagatatccgtctcacaaattcgatccgtaagaccgtctcacacaagtttttacctattTCTAATTATTAGTTCAACATGACCATATGTATTATATTAGCATACTTATGCTCGCATCAGTATTATTGATCGGTGTAACTCGTTGATATCAATGTCTCGAATTTAAAATGTGATTTCGAATTCGAAAACCAATTGTAAAAAAGTCACCGTCCAATTAAAAATTTGTATCAATAAAAGATATATCAaattatttgtattttaaaaatattatatttggcAAACTATAActagattgatttaagatcgagTATATTCCAACATATTCGAAATTAActcaaaaaatttcaaaaaaatatatataaatcaaattcaacagcttaatttttttttaagttactaataaaatatttttaatataatttggaATCAATTGTTTCCAACGTACTAATTTAGTGAATATCAAACCCAAAGGGCAGTTTTTGTGTATATCCAATTATCCAGCAACTTCCAAACACGTCACAAATCGAAACCTCAGTCACCAATGCCCACGTGTCCAATCATTGAaccaaacaaaataaaataattataaaaaacattgtaatataaaatatagtatCCGAACCGCCGCAAATCAGAAATCGAACTGCAAACGACACGTGGCAGTCCATCGACCGTCAGCCGTGCGCCTCTATTTATACTCCTCCGAAGCTCTCTCTTTTTAGAGATTGGAACTCAATTTCAGTTCAAATTTTCCTCTtataaaggagaaaaaaaaagaaggaaaaattcaaaattttctaaTTTTATACATTGGGTGGAGAGAATTCTCGGGAATGCTTTTTTACTTATTTGACTAATTTCAGTTGCCTAAATCAGTAAAATCGTGTTATCTATTGGTACTCCAGAAATGGCGGATTTCGATGCTGACTTCTCCTGATTTGCACGTTGCTTGATTTTTCACGATTTTTAGTCTGAAGACtggaaaaaaaagagagagaaatcTTTATCAGTTTCAGCCTGTTAATTTTTCCCATTTCTTGTTCATGATTTGCTTAGCATTTCCGGGACCAAATATTTTTTGCGTAAATCGACTTCATTTGCCTGCAAGAATTAATACAACCTCAAAACCCAGATCGAAATTGTACAAAAACTGGCCTTTAGAGGTGTATCTATATCAGATTTCGACAAGGTTGAATCTTTCATTGGCGTTCAAGTCGTCAGCAATGGTAGAGAACGCAAGCGATACGGCGAGCACCGTCATGCTGACGTCGGGGGCGAGCGGAAGGCTAAATGCTTTGTTGTCCTTGCGCTTGTTGAAAAGCCTGTGGCTTCTGATCAACGCTTTTCTTCTGATTTTTCTGCTGCCATTTCGGGGGAGGAGGTCGGCGGAGAAAGGTGGCAGCGGCGGCGGAGGGAAGGAGGAGAAGCCTCAGGGGAAGGTGGTGAGGGTGCCCGCGGCGATGGTGCCAAGGAAGAGCGCCCCCGCGGCGGTTGACAAGGAGGTGGCGGCACGGCGGGCTTTGGCCATTAAGAGGGTGGTGGAGGATAATGGTGATGGGGATGTTAAGGACAGTGTGAGGGATTTTTCTCTGTTGGTTTCATCCAGAGGTGACACCATTTTCACACAATCGTGGACACCTGCTAACGTTGAAGTCAGGTATATAAGATTCATAGTTTTCATAATATTTTCTCGGCTAATATTGTATTTTGGTTCATAAACTCGTCGAAATTACGCATAAATCGAACCGATACTCGTCCCAAACTTGGCTTAGGCTACAAGCAATtgacaacataattaattttggTGCTTtgtaaatgatgaatgatggaTGGATTGTCTCACATGTAGTTTtcttcttcaaatgattgacATTTTTGGGTTTTTTTCTTCATTAAGTTTTGATGAAATTGATGTTTTTTGGAAAATAAGAAATCAAGAAGCAGAAATCACAGAAGACTGTTAATTTTAATCCAATGAAGTTTTACTGCTGATACGCTTCTGCTGTTCCTCTTGTTTTCATCGGCTGTAAAAGGCAGGATTTTGAATGTGACATGGACAATTCCTACACTGGAGCATATATGCTCTGTCCACATGCATAAAGTTGATGTTACTGGTAATTAGCTCCATTCGAACATATCTAGATATACAAAACCTGGGCATCAAAATAGGACAGGAATATTCCAGTATAAATAGGGATAAGAATAAATATACTTCATGATTGGACCGCTTTCCAAGAGTTTCAAAAACCCAAGTGGCTTCTCGTGATGGTAACTCTTTCTTCTTGGGTTCTGTGGTAGGGTAGGTGGGTAGGAAGATAGGAAATTAGTACCATTATTTTAGATTTTCGGGAAAGCTACTGTTGCCGTAGTGAGGGATGGGAGAGAGATGCTCCACCGCGACTAAATCACCCACATGGGCCGTAGCTCTTGAAGTCCGCAGAAAATGGGTGTCACACTCGTATTTTGGAGGAAGGCCGATCTTATCTTATGCTAGGGATATTGTAACGACCATGGATCGTAGGCTGATCCAACATAAGCGTTCATGCTAGACCATAGGTATTACCAGTAGTGTGGTGCATGACTATAAGTTGAGGTTACGTCCCATAGTCATTACAGTTATGATTATGGCTGCACCCGTGCAGCATGGTAAAATCCGTCAGGCATGGGATTGGTGTCGCTGGTTTAAGGCATTTGAGTCACAATGAGTGCATGTAGAGAAATGAATTAAGAGCTAGAGTTAATGAATAGTGTGTGTAACTTtcgtaataaatataaatatatgctaTATTTTGGTCCAACATCTTCTTGATGTAATCTTTGCTACCTTAAGAAgttatgttatatttaattgattaataacTAGTCTTAGGTTTGGCCAAACCTGCTATCTCATCATCTTGTGATAGTTTCTATCAACTTGATGTGTTTTACAGCGTTAAATTTCAAAATCTTCGTGAGATGTGGTCCCGTAGTCTGGATAAATATATCAAGCTAGCAGATAAAAATTTAGACAAGAAAGGAACTTGATTATTTTTCTTCTAATCCAACTTGTCAAAACTAAAGAACTGATCCAAACAAAAGTGATTGTAAAATCGTATATCTCCGCCGTATAATTTCTTGGTTACATCATTGTTTTCGTAGTTCAGTTATAGATCAATCACCAAATTACAAGAATCACAATGAGAATTGAAGGCTATAGCACGATTATTTTGATTTGGATTGTGCATAGATAGTCTTTTCTACTGCCGTCAGCAGGATATTCAATATTTTGACTGAAAttcaaaatgaatttttttttatggagAATTTAGATCATGCTCTATTTGTTGAGACTAGACCATAAATGAAGCAAAAGAAAAGACATGTGAGATGCCTTTCTGGTCTTCATGATGAGACAAATCTTGCTATTAATTCTGGAAACTAAGCCAAAGTACTTTGACTGGCCCTCCTACTGAGGGGTTTTTACATCATCGAAGCTGAAACAAGGATATCAATTCATGTTATGCTCGATTTTTTAGTTACCTGATTTAGTTTGACATCATTTTTCTGAAGCATGACTGCTTTCAAAAGCTAATTATTTGTTTCTGGTGCATAGGGGATTGGTTGTCCTTTTGCATGGCTTGAACGAACACAGGTATGCTACTGTATATGCATTGTACATTTTCTGTGTCGGATGCTATTTGTTTCATTTTCTTCGTCTTCGAAAGCTCTTTTATCTAGTGTGTTTGTCTGACAGTGGCAGATATAGTGATTTTGCAAAGAAACTGAATGCAAATGGCTTCAAGGTTTATGGAATGGATTGGATTGGTGAGTGACAAACCACTCTAATTTTCGGATGTTTCATTTTGAGAAACAGTTGTTACAGTATGCAATATGAAACTATAAGTAGTGAACCTTGGTCATTCAAGTGATGATGTGTTCTTGCATAATCATATATTTTGGTGTTTCATGCATATTAAAGAAGGAAAAATGATAATGACAGCTTTTACTTTTAATTTGCCGAATTTGTCCAAAATTTTTGCTGTAATTTATGACAGTATTTATCTGGACATATTCTGAGAATATCACTTACAAGTAATGTCCCTAGAACATATGACAGTTATTTTCTTTCTGAGAAAAGTTCCATGCTAGTGCTCTGAGTCGCACAAGTAAGCATGTTTACTGGTTTAAGTAATCCAAAACATGAGTGATGATTTTTCCCTCTTGGAAAAGATAAAGAGAGATCAAAATTTCGGAGAAAAGAGCAGTATTCACCAGCAGACACTCTCTATGGCATGTAAAAGAGCAAAACTTTCTGCTTTGTTCCTCTATCTGATGATCATCAGAAGACAACCAGTTCTGAATGCTATTCTGCAGTCTAGAATGTAGATATTCAATCTTCAACTACGCATGTATATTTGGATGTTGCAGGGCATTAATAAAAATCAATCTGGATGCCATTGGTGCATAAAAGTAATATGAAGCCCTCCTTTATAAGTAAGCTCATCATtcatgtcattacatgattatgtGTACCTTGCATGTAATGTATGGTCGAGGAGGAGGCATGCTTCCGAAAATCTGATTGTGTAAAAGAACCAGTTAATCATAAAAGGAAGCAGATACCATATCTCTGAACAAAATGTATATAATCTTTCGAGCATCCTCAAAAACTAGGCGCTTGGAAAGAGGAGCTTTATTCCTTGTCCTGAGATTTTTGTCAAGTTCTTGTATTGATGTCCATTAGGCATTGGTTATATAAACGTGAATTTTTCAGCAAAAAGGACCTCTTTTTATGACGTGGGAGCAGATTCCGGTGTTCTGTCTAAATCTAATTATTATGACAACATACTAATGTTCTTTGgcatttatttaagttaaaCACAGTTGCTATTTGAGGGATTTTCTGATGGCCAAACATCGTATTGAAACCTTTGCCTGTCACGGTTCTGCTTTCTATGATATGTTTACTTCACAAAAGATCGTTTCCTCATTGATCTTTTGCCTTATTGCAGGACATGGTGGGAGTGATGGACTGCATGCATACGTGCATTCTCTTGATTATGCTGTAAACGATATGGTGAGTGTCCTCCCATATTGGTGTACATGATACAGAACACGTACTTTTTTAGAATGACTGGATAGCACAAAATATTTAAAGCACCTCTCCTACATTCTGTGTAGAAAATGTTCCTCAGCAAGGTTTTAACTGAAAATCCAGCACTTCCTTGCTTCTGCTTTGGTCACTCAACCGGTGGAGCCATAATCTTGAAGGTAATATCAAATAAGATTTATCATTCACATTATCACGACCTTAAATCCCATTTCTCAACGTTTTTTCGTATGTTAAATAGGCAGTACTTGACCCAAAGGTGAGAGAACGTGTATCTGGTGTAGTATTGACTTCACCTGCTGTAGGTGTTCAGCCATCCCATCCTATATTTTCGGTACCAATCTCTCTTTTCTCTTTCAAATTGTTAAAATTGAAAATACGGAATCCTTGACCTTAATTTCCTCCATTTTAGGTTCTGGCTCCTGTTTTTTCATTCTTGTTACCAAGATATCAATTGAGTGCAGCAAACAAGAGGGGTATCGCAGTGTCCAGGGATCCAGATGCACTGGTGGCCAAGTATTCCGATCCACTGGTGTTTACTGGTTCCATCAGAGTAAGAACCGGCTATGAAATTCTGTGCATAACTACCTACTTGCAACAGAACTTGAGCCGATTAACAGTGCCGTTTCTGGTCCTTCATGGAACAGCAGATTCAGTGACAGATCCCACAGCCTCTCAGAAGCTATATGACGAGGCTGCATCAACTGACAAAACGATCAAACTCTACGAAGGGTTCTTGCATGATTTACTTTTTGAGCCCGAAAAAGAAGAAATCATGGACGACATAGTTGCATGGTTGAATATTAGATTGTGAGGTTGATGTAGCAACAGAGTGGATAGAGGAATTAGTTACGATTCACTTGCTATTCAACCACTCAGCCACGCGTCCCTCGATGGCAGCGAAATGCTTGTCTTGATGTAATAAAACTTTGCACATTGTATCCGAGGCATGATACATTTTTTGATAATAATAGCCTTTTCAACAAAATTCGTGGATCCGTTCAACAGAGAATGTTGTCATTAATGTTTTCAAACCCTTCAGTTTTTTATTATGACAAGAAAAACACACATGATTACATAATGATTTATCCAATGTAGGGGTGTTTACGAACCGAACCGGTTCGCGAGCCAGctcaaaaaatatttgatttgcattCGAGCTTATCaaattcgagccgaactcgaactcaaattattttatttgatagtTCGCGAACCACTCGCGAGTCTTgagattttattaatataatataaccatttataataaataaataaattttgactCTTTCGGGTATTATTTTCGTGCTATTGTTCGAATAGTTCAGAAACATGTTTAGATCCTTCAAGTCGAACTCgatcaaaaaattttaaaaatttcgaACTTTGAATCGAGCTGAACTCGAATATAACTAACTTGAGTCGAATTTGAGCCTTGAAATGCTCGATTCGGTTCGTTTACACCCCTAATATAACATCATGGTACCCatcaaattttttagaaaacaAAAAAGTAGAAACCTGTTATTTTGCATATTAGTGCCCAGGTTTTAGCAAATCTTCACCAAAATAAAGATTGAGGTTGATTTTTCATGTCCATCTCGAGTCCACCGGTATATATGAAGGAAGAGACCCGGTTGATAATGGATATGACAAGAAACTTcagatttaataaataaaatatataaataattaagtCCTAGTTCCATATAGATAGCAGTTCTCAAACAAATAATGGTGGCATAATGAATATTACAACAGGAAGACAATGGAGAGAGACCGGAAGAAACTACCCTCTAAAGGCATTCGGTTCCATAAGCTCAAGCTCCATAATTTGAATGCATAATGAGCAAACAAATGGTATGAATATGCATAGCGGCCGAATGGGTGAGGAGAAGTAACTAGGTCGTATCAGTCATCCAAGAGTCTCATGCGTCAACTGCGGTATCTTGCGCTGCCTGGAAAATAATAATGTAATAAGCATCACATAATTTGAGGGTTGACACACCAACTAGTTTTAATGCATATCAGCTTTATTATCAGATCGTATGGTTACATGGTAAGCCAGGTGAATTTAAGATTATAAtgatatgatgagtatcataaTCGTGCTTCGTGTACCTCCAATATTACTCGAGCTTCATGGTCAAATGTTTTACAAAGAATCTCATAGCTTTTTTGTACTCCCTGCAGAAGGTAATTTTAATAATCAGGTAAATATTCTATGATAGTCTCAAATGGATGAAAAGTATCGGAGTCAAGAGAGTGCTGACCAATGGATCAACCCTTGAGGGTGAAATTGCAGAGATAGAGTATCTGCAGTGGAGAAGTTTTCGAATTGGTTGAGAACTTATAGAAACATCAACTATAGCAACATGCATTTCACAAAATCACATAAAGATAGAAATAGACAAACTCAGCCTCACAAAAAATTAATAGGCTGACTTTCGTGAGATAAAATCTCAATGAACCATTCCTCAAAACTATTCGTTGGAAATAAATATGGTGAATTTTCAATAACAGGAGTTTCAGCTTCGGCTGCTGCAAGTTTTTTGCTTAGGGGGCAAATACACGAGTAACAAATAAATATTGGCTTCAAAAAGTCATTCGGGTGCAAGGGACCGGGTGAAGCACAGCACATAGGGATACAGATGTGAATAACTGTGTCTGGAACTAGTTGATGTAGCAAAACAAAGCCACCTACAATGAATTATGATTCATAATCACAACGTTGAGCTATAACACTGGTGAAACAAGATTCTAATCTCCATTCGAGGCACTCAAATTTCAAAACTCATCAAGTTTGATAAGTATAACAATGTAAAAATAAAGGTCGTGGACAGTTCAAAAGATTACAAAATACCCTACCTAAGTTTACCGATGTAGAAGTCCATTGCTGGCGAATTGGTTCTTTGAACAGTTAGCACCACAGCTCCCATTTTATTCTACAAAAAGGATTGAATCAATTAATGAGTGGAATCAATTAAGTGGTAAAATCAAGGTGAAGACGGACACATGCCTAGAGCACCAAAATGTGTGGAATTTTACAGACATTGTTTTTGGTATTCATCAATTACTATGCTAACACATCTTTTTACATGTAAACCTCGTTTTCCTTATTCTCAACATAACATTAACAGAATTTGGCGAAATGGGAATTTGAAAACTTAACCACACCTCACAAGCAATAAGCTCTACCAATTGCATTAAGATTTTCCCTATTCCCTTTCCTTGAACACGGGGCTCGAGCTGTAATTCATAAACATAGACAACAGGCACTTCTTCCGCCATAATGAATCGGTAATGCACAAAACCAATGATTGGGCCACTGCAATTACATGTCCTCCTCTTGCCAATTAAGTCAGACACTTTGACAGAATCTTTATTCGAGATCTCATGCACAAAAATATATCGAGCTTCCTCTGAAATCATTTCCCTCCGCTTAATCTTTTCTTCTGCTGGCCATTCAGGTCCATAGGGTGCCTCCATATTTAACTTTAAgatgaaaaaaataaacaaatactCATTAAAACTCAAAGAGATAAACACGGCATCATGTTCGTTATGTttgaaaaaatagaaaaaaagatGCGTTATATATGTCAACCATGCCACCTTAAGAAGCTCTTGCACATATCGTTTTGCATAAAGTGAGAGCTTATTCCCACGGACAGACTCCAAATGTATATACAAGCCtagaaataataatattaaaatttaataaagcaATGTAGGTATAAGAATATAAAGAAGTCTACCATAAATGACAAGGAGTGGAGGAAAACAAGAGAAGATATCATTCACAAGATCGGCGAATGCTCACATTGGTACCACACTTAAAGAACAGGATACTATTCGAACCGGTAAATGGCCAAATCCAGCTAACTTTTAAAAGGCCAAATCCAGCTAACGTTTCTTGAACTTCTGGTCACCAGTAAAATCCTTCCATTTACAAACCATTTCCATACATATACCGAACGCCACAATAAATATTTGGCTTCATTTTCTAGCCCTCTTTTCCTCTTCCAAGAACGAAACAAGACATGACACCCTCATCTTTATTCTCTTCCCAAGAAATAGCACATCTCCTACCTCTTGGTCGCTCCACGAAAAATGCTCAATTATTAGAATATCAACTGGGCCATTGAAAGTTTCTATACTCAATGTGCCATCAAAGATCACAAGGACCCAAGAAACTTTtgcaaagatttttttttttcttggagCTGCTAATTGAAAATTCAACACACAAAAATAAATggggaaaaaaaaaaccattgaTACATAAACTATTTAACGAACCATTTTTATGGTAGTGGCGGAACTGTGGGAAGCAAGAAAGATGGTCTTTCAAGGAAGAAGCAGCTCCAATTATTCCTTCGATTGATTTCTTTCTCTCCAGCACCTGCCGGAAACATATCTTGAAAATCAATAACATgaaaataaatcacaatttaaaaaaaaaaaaagaaaagaaagaactGGGTAATATTGGCGTGTACCTCTCTTCTTTTAACCTTTCTTCCGCAGCCATAATCAGTTGATTTTGCCACCATCGCCAATCTCGCGGGCAAGTTCTTGATGCCACCTCCCAACCTCTCGCagccttttattttttttttttgtaaaattttagtttttgtttttgtaaatataatataattgttTTTATATTACTAAAGAAATATCAAATAATATTGATAATAAAACTAATACGGtaaaaaaaacttgtgtgagacggtctcacaggtagtattttgtgagacggatctcttatttgggccattcatgaaaatatattattttttattttaaatatattactttttattgtgatatcggtagggttgacccgtctcacaaataaagatttgtggtgtcgtctcacaagatacaaatgataaaaataatgatgctaacatttttaaaattagaAATCGAATAAAGTTAACAACATCAATAGTaaatagagtaggtctcatatgagaccgtctcacggatctcaatctgtgagacgggtcaaccctacccatattcaccataaaaagtaatactcttagcataaaaagcaatactttttcatagattacccaaataaagatacgcttcacaaaatatgatccgtaagaccatctcacacaaatttttgcccagTAAATAATAATGTTACTGAAATTTAGTATAAACCAAATTAATCGAAATGACAGGCATAATCAATTTAATTCGGAAATTGTTTTCaataattcaatttttttttttttttgaaaatcattTAATCAGCTTATCCTGTTTCATTtaagatttttttataaaaatatcagTAACAAActagtttcaaaataaaattcaatacTTTTACATTTTAGTATAAtgtttttatttgtttaaaaaaaaaaaacctacaAAATTGTTTATCAAAAACCAATCAGAGTTAACTGAAACTATTGTTTGATTTAgaccattaaaaaaatataagtttttatttgcatgtaattaaataatatatattttaaaaaatgaagttGGGAAACGAGATGGGATAAACTTCAACCCGCTAAAAAGGAAGCAACAGAGTACCCTCACACCTACAGACAAAGCTTCCAAAAGttgatgcataaacttttctcatccttattttcttttttcaaattttaaccTTTCAGAATCACCATGGAAAGATCTATCACTTTATATACTATTTCCTTTTTGGGTTCAGATTTATGAATTACCAGTCTGTTGGGGTAAAGAGTTGGGAGACTTCTTTGGTTGATTCCTAACATACGAATAATcatggttcgccggaacggCCGCGACGCGGCTGGAACGATCGTTCCGGAACTGGAACGGCGACTGCCGTTCCAAAATTTCAGGGCAAATCGGTGAGTGTTTTTAGCGCCGTTCTTCGGCTTTTTAGCGGCGATTTAACGACGATGCGGAACGGAACGGCCTTGCGCAACGTGAAATCCGAATTTTCAACTTTCACATGGACAtgaattttgtttttgttgatgaagaagaagatgatTGAAGTCATGGTTGGACGAAACGGGAACGGAAACCTTGACGAGGTTCTGGGGTGTGTAGGTTGATGGCTTGTATCGACGTTTCATATATCAAAAACGGGAATTTAACGCCGGAACGGAACGGAAAAAGATTTGTACAGCTGCAACATGAACAAAAAtagtatatttaatttttgatatggttggaaatattttaaatataatgacgATATAAATTGTGTTCAATAAAttgttaataaaattttaaaaatattttaatttcttatttacatcaaataatctatttaaataatatttattttaattttcatatttctaaatattttctaaaaatttatatatttataatattttttttaaaataccagTTTCGCGGCCGTTTCGCGAAATTTCATTGTAACTGGAACGGTAGCATCTGTTCCGATCTTCGCGACCGCGATAGCGAACCATGCATACGATAGTTAGCTAGAATAATATGTGTACAAGGGATAGATGTTGATGTACAGAAACAGCTGCAAGAAAATCCGAAAACCAGATAGAAATTGGTTCACAGTACAATTTAAATGTGAAAAGCTTGGATCGTCCTGTTTTGTGTGTGGCTGCCTTGGACACACACTGGGATTTTTCGAGATCATGGTTTCGTCAAAAGACAAGAATATTTATGGGGATCATCAACATCGAAAACTTCTAAATGGCTGCGTGAAAATTCAACCATGATTGTCTTGTGTTGGCAGAAAACCAATCTGATTCTTATTTGTTGGCAGGTCCTGGTTGTCAAGCCTCCGACAAACATGATTGTCTTGAGTTGGAGCTGCCGAGGATTGGATCATACTCATGCAGTTCCCAATATTCATGAATTAGTACATTCTCTTAATATTGGAAGTTTACAcaaaatttatttgattaattagaACACGTTGTTTCAAACAGTTTAGACCAAAACGATGATTCGACATATgatatataaaacaaaatacATTATAGCGTAACACGATTTACCCAATATATTGTCCCCTTTTTAACTTTCATCTGGAAGTGGCTTCATTTATCCAGTATATAAGATTTACAATAAACAGAAAAAAATTAGAGGTCAAGCCTTTTAGACTTAGTGAGGATAATAACATGAGTTACCTAATCATACATAAAGTCAAGCAACAATATATCGGCACAAATTCAATATGCTATGATTTGTGGTAATGAAATCGTGGCAATAAAATAATGTTCAATACAATGAAATGACTGTTCTGGAttctaatattaataatttggGCTAAATAAATGGCTCTCACCAACATTTAGTGTAACATTTTTTCCCACATACTCAAGTAGGATCTGTAACATCTGTAAAATTGATCATTCATGAGTTATTATGGACTCACATTTTCGGACCAAAATTCACGTTATTCAGATGAACCATATGCCCGAGTTGATAATTCGTTGTTCATTGAACTCATTTTTCAGACCAAAGTCTTGTTGTCTAGTTGACTAAAAATCTAGTACATTGTCTGTTGTCCATGTTCCAATCATTCATTCACTTACAGTAGCTAGTAgctgattgataaataatcgaGAACCAAACACATCGAACAATCAAATATTTAGGATAATATGACcaattaaatttcaaaatatacaATGTGATGTAATATAAAAGTAATAGTAGATGAAAATTATTGTAAACTGCAAGTCAAATTAGGGATGTCAATGGAGTGGGTATGGGACGGGTATGGCTAAACCCAAGACCCGTCCCATGAAGAAAATTTCGACCCATTACCAACCCCATCCACCTCGGTTAAATATTCTTTGGACCCGTCTCACCTCGAATACGAAACGGGGCGGGTTAGACCcatgagatccgtgagacccgaattttttcaaatgaaaACATTAATCTTCTTTGAGAGACACCTTGAGGCTTGAACTACTAGCATTAGCGTATAGTTATGGTGGTGCAGGGACATTATGACTTTATTTATAATTGGTCTACTTATTTGGATAATAAACTAAAGCCCAATCCAAAACAGAATCAGACATGTCTATGGTTGACCTTGAGGTGAgatactaaaaaaataaaaattaataaaactaaatcTTA is drawn from Primulina eburnea isolate SZY01 chromosome 10, ASM2296580v1, whole genome shotgun sequence and contains these coding sequences:
- the LOC140803394 gene encoding uncharacterized protein — protein: MICLAFPGPNIFCVNRLHLPARINTTSKPRSKLYKNWPLEVYLYQISTRLNLSLAFKSSAMVENASDTASTVMLTSGASGRLNALLSLRLLKSLWLLINAFLLIFLLPFRGRRSAEKGGSGGGGKEEKPQGKVVRVPAAMVPRKSAPAAVDKEVAARRALAIKRVVEDNGDGDVKDSVRDFSLLVSSRGDTIFTQSWTPANVEVRGLVVLLHGLNEHSGRYSDFAKKLNANGFKVYGMDWIGHGGSDGLHAYVHSLDYAVNDMKMFLSKVLTENPALPCFCFGHSTGGAIILKAVLDPKVRERVSGVVLTSPAVGVQPSHPIFSVLAPVFSFLLPRYQLSAANKRGIAVSRDPDALVAKYSDPLVFTGSIRVRTGYEILCITTYLQQNLSRLTVPFLVLHGTADSVTDPTASQKLYDEAASTDKTIKLYEGFLHDLLFEPEKEEIMDDIVAWLNIRL
- the LOC140803931 gene encoding uncharacterized protein isoform X1; the protein is MVAKSTDYGCGRKVKRREVLERKKSIEGIIGAASSLKDHLSCFPQFRHYHKNGLYIHLESVRGNKLSLYAKRYVQELLKLNMEAPYGPEWPAEEKIKRREMISEEARYIFVHEISNKDSVKVSDLIGKRRTCNCSGPIIGFVHYRFIMAEEVPVVYVYELQLEPRVQGKGIGKILMQLVELIACENKMGAVVLTVQRTNSPAMDFYIGKLRWLCFATSTSSRHSYSHLYPYVLCFTRYSISAISPSRVDPLGVQKSYEILCKTFDHEARVILEAAQDTAVDA
- the LOC140803931 gene encoding uncharacterized protein isoform X2 → MVAKSTDYGCGRKVKRREVLERKKSIEGIIGAASSLKDHLSCFPQFRHYHKNGLYIHLESVRGNKLSLYAKRYVQELLKLNMEAPYGPEWPAEEKIKRREMISEEARYIFVHEISNKDSVKVSDLIGKRRTCNCSGPIIGFVHYRFIMAEEVPVVYVYELQLEPRVQGKGIGKILMQLVELIACENKMGAVVLTVQRTNSPAMDFYIGKLRYSISAISPSRVDPLGVQKSYEILCKTFDHEARVILEAAQDTAVDA